From the Candidatus Falkowbacteria bacterium genome, one window contains:
- the infB gene encoding translation initiation factor IF-2, with translation MNISELARILKINPNELRENLPKLGFDIGYKAIKIDNFTANKIIRNWGVLSRRLPKKDIASGEAGVIVKPAVEKASVPAFIAVKDFAALLKISLNKLLGELMKNNIFTSLNEKIDFETAMIIGADLGVEITLLEEDKAGAETDQSAQDKIKISLSQSDKPDNICVRPPVVVIMGHVDHGKTKLLDAIRHTDVVATEAGGITQHIGAYQISHNKKEITFIDTPGHEAFTAMRNRGAKVADIAILVVAADDGVKPQTVEAYRIIEAAKLPFIVAINKIDKSDANVDRVKQELSSQLNVLVEDWGGKVISVPLSAKDGTGVTDLLDMILLVADMTTDTLKADPSAKAVGTIIESKLDKGEGPIATVLVQNGTLRVGDPISFNGIACGKVRSLKDHLGNIVSDAIPGTPVKLNGLKFVPEVGDVLEVGEGEKVKQQKNRSTIGQNAAVDTNDKTEVTGPVINLIVKSDTIGLGEAIENSISKMDAQGVLVKIVAKGLGNITEGDVLRAETNSAILVGFNVKLAPHAEELARDKGVSVTLYRIIYDLVNDIKARIQELVKPEIERVNLGRLKVAAIFRTENKVQILGGRVLDGVLKAGTKLEVKRGEEIITSGIMGGLQSGKQEAQQVEANQECGLRFEGAPLVEVGDIIECYEEKQIIKKVG, from the coding sequence ATGAACATTAGTGAACTAGCCCGTATTTTAAAGATTAATCCTAATGAGCTTCGCGAAAATCTTCCGAAGCTCGGTTTTGATATTGGTTACAAAGCCATTAAAATTGATAATTTTACTGCCAATAAGATTATTAGGAACTGGGGCGTTTTATCACGACGTTTACCTAAGAAAGATATTGCCTCTGGTGAAGCTGGCGTAATTGTAAAACCTGCCGTTGAGAAAGCCAGCGTCCCTGCTTTTATTGCCGTCAAAGATTTTGCAGCTTTACTTAAAATTTCTCTAAACAAATTGTTAGGTGAGTTAATGAAAAATAATATTTTCACCTCGCTTAATGAAAAAATTGATTTTGAAACAGCCATGATTATTGGCGCTGACTTAGGCGTGGAAATTACTTTACTTGAAGAAGACAAAGCTGGCGCCGAAACTGATCAATCAGCTCAAGATAAAATTAAAATTTCTTTATCACAATCAGACAAACCAGATAATATCTGTGTTCGTCCACCGGTCGTAGTTATTATGGGCCACGTTGACCATGGTAAAACAAAATTATTAGATGCGATTCGTCATACTGATGTTGTTGCTACTGAAGCCGGCGGTATTACTCAGCATATTGGTGCTTATCAAATTTCTCACAACAAAAAAGAAATTACTTTTATTGATACCCCGGGTCACGAAGCTTTTACGGCCATGCGTAATCGCGGCGCCAAGGTTGCTGATATCGCAATTCTAGTTGTGGCGGCTGATGACGGCGTTAAACCACAAACCGTAGAAGCTTATCGTATTATTGAAGCAGCTAAATTACCTTTTATTGTCGCTATAAATAAAATTGATAAATCTGACGCTAATGTTGATCGCGTTAAACAAGAATTATCTAGTCAGTTAAATGTTTTAGTTGAAGATTGGGGCGGCAAAGTAATTTCTGTTCCTTTGTCGGCTAAAGATGGAACTGGTGTTACAGATTTACTTGACATGATTTTATTAGTGGCCGACATGACGACTGATACTTTGAAGGCTGACCCAAGCGCTAAAGCGGTTGGAACAATTATTGAATCCAAACTTGATAAAGGTGAAGGTCCTATTGCTACGGTCTTAGTTCAGAACGGAACTTTGCGTGTGGGTGATCCAATTTCTTTTAACGGCATTGCTTGTGGTAAGGTCCGCTCATTAAAAGATCATTTGGGAAATATTGTCAGCGATGCTATTCCTGGTACCCCAGTTAAATTAAATGGTTTAAAATTTGTGCCTGAAGTCGGTGATGTTTTAGAAGTCGGCGAAGGTGAAAAAGTTAAGCAACAAAAAAATCGCTCGACAATTGGTCAGAATGCCGCAGTTGATACTAATGATAAAACTGAAGTTACTGGTCCGGTTATTAATTTGATTGTTAAAAGCGACACCATTGGTTTAGGTGAAGCCATTGAAAACTCGATTTCTAAAATGGATGCTCAGGGCGTACTTGTTAAAATTGTTGCCAAGGGCTTGGGTAATATTACTGAAGGTGATGTGTTACGCGCCGAAACCAACAGTGCAATTTTGGTTGGTTTTAACGTTAAATTAGCACCTCACGCTGAAGAATTAGCTCGTGATAAAGGTGTGTCAGTTACTTTGTATCGTATTATTTATGATTTAGTTAATGATATTAAAGCCAGAATTCAAGAATTAGTTAAACCAGAAATTGAACGTGTTAATTTGGGACGCTTGAAAGTCGCCGCTATTTTTAGAACTGAAAACAAAGTTCAGATTCTTGGCGGTAGAGTTTTAGACGGCGTACTTAAAGCCGGCACTAAATTAGAAGTTAAGCGTGGTGAAGAAATTATTACCAGTGGTATTATGGGTGGTTTGCAAAGTGGTAAGCAGGAAGCTCAACAAGTTGAAGCTAATCAAGAATGTGGTTTGCGTTTTGAGGGCGCGCCCTTGGTTGAAGTTGGTGATATTATTGAGTGTTACGAAGAAAAACAAATTATTAAGAAAGTCGGCTAA
- the queA gene encoding tRNA preQ1(34) S-adenosylmethionine ribosyltransferase-isomerase QueA → MKLEDFDYNLPPERIAQAPAKPRDRARLLVVRKKTSDFTDEYFYNVINYLNKGDVLVLNDSKVIPARLIGKKETGGKVEILLLAKLEASSKQEIWEAIGKGKNIVAGTVISFSASFKANVISYDDGLIKLSFNCQGSMFEKKLNRYGQMPLPPYINSLGKALDKANYQTVYAAPSKGGSVAAPTAGLHFTPRLLKAIRAKGVKIEKVTLHVGLGTFRPIKVRDIRKHKMHSEWASISATTMKTILETKKKGCRIIAVGTTSVRVLETAILKSGAKNNGWSGLTNIFIYPPYKFKLVDGLITNFHLPKSTLLLLVSALASKKIILAAYKKAIEEKYRFYSYGDAMLII, encoded by the coding sequence ATGAAGCTAGAGGATTTTGATTACAATTTACCACCGGAAAGAATTGCTCAGGCTCCGGCTAAACCGCGCGATAGAGCGCGGCTTTTAGTTGTGCGAAAAAAGACCTCTGATTTCACAGATGAATATTTTTATAATGTTATTAATTATTTAAATAAGGGCGATGTGTTAGTGCTTAACGATTCAAAAGTTATTCCAGCGCGCTTAATAGGCAAAAAAGAAACTGGCGGTAAAGTTGAAATTCTTTTACTAGCTAAACTTGAAGCAAGCAGTAAGCAAGAAATTTGGGAAGCGATCGGCAAAGGGAAAAATATTGTCGCTGGTACAGTTATTTCATTCAGCGCTTCTTTTAAGGCTAATGTTATAAGTTATGACGATGGCTTAATTAAGTTGAGTTTTAATTGTCAGGGTAGTATGTTTGAAAAAAAATTAAATCGCTATGGTCAAATGCCTTTGCCGCCTTATATTAATTCACTTGGTAAAGCTTTAGATAAAGCTAATTATCAAACAGTTTATGCGGCCCCGTCTAAGGGCGGCTCAGTTGCGGCGCCTACCGCCGGACTACATTTTACGCCGCGTTTACTCAAAGCCATCCGTGCCAAAGGAGTAAAAATTGAAAAAGTTACTTTGCATGTTGGTTTAGGAACTTTTCGTCCGATTAAAGTTAGAGATATTAGAAAACATAAAATGCATTCCGAGTGGGCGAGCATTAGTGCTACTACAATGAAAACTATTCTAGAAACTAAAAAGAAAGGTTGCCGTATTATTGCTGTAGGCACAACCAGTGTACGAGTTTTAGAAACAGCCATTTTAAAGTCTGGCGCTAAAAATAATGGTTGGTCAGGCTTAACTAATATTTTTATTTATCCGCCATATAAATTTAAATTAGTAGATGGGCTAATAACCAATTTTCATTTGCCAAAATCAACCCTACTTTTATTGGTTTCTGCCCTAGCTTCGAAAAAAATAATATTAGCTGCTTATAAAAAGGCGATTGAGGAAAAATATCGTTTTTATAGCTATGGAGACGCGATGCTGATCATATAG
- a CDS encoding PH domain-containing protein — MFATYRLPDAMPGEKVVTVIHCDAFVAVKRVLFFIFLIAIPVALIAMIRLLFPNAGETIWFWPLLLVLTSSYLLFVWLLFFYSLIDYFLDVWIITNIRIIDVRQDGLFSRTIAEVRLDKIQDVSSEISGFFETFLGYGNVVVQTASEKNALFFEEVSNPDNIRDILVRLTSKEHTQANLENQ, encoded by the coding sequence ATGTTTGCTACTTATCGTTTGCCAGATGCAATGCCAGGAGAAAAAGTAGTTACAGTTATTCATTGTGACGCTTTTGTGGCTGTAAAAAGAGTTCTGTTTTTTATATTTCTAATAGCTATTCCAGTTGCTCTTATTGCCATGATAAGACTTCTTTTTCCAAACGCCGGTGAAACAATTTGGTTCTGGCCTTTGCTTTTAGTTTTAACAAGTTCTTACTTATTGTTTGTGTGGTTGCTATTCTTTTATTCTCTGATTGATTATTTTTTGGATGTTTGGATTATTACAAATATTAGAATAATTGACGTGCGTCAGGACGGTCTTTTCTCGCGAACAATTGCTGAGGTTCGTTTGGATAAGATTCAAGACGTATCCAGTGAGATAAGTGGTTTTTTCGAGACTTTTTTGGGCTATGGCAACGTGGTCGTGCAAACAGCCAGTGAAAAGAATGCTTTATTTTTTGAAGAAGTTTCTAACCCGGATAATATACGAGATATTCTTGTTAGATTAACTTCTAAAGAGCACACTCAAGCTAATTTAGAAAATCAATGA